A DNA window from Brassica napus cultivar Da-Ae chromosome C1, Da-Ae, whole genome shotgun sequence contains the following coding sequences:
- the LOC106353555 gene encoding uncharacterized protein LOC106353555, protein MGGSMGFLGKGVPPTQMMNVVMGSLCKQFTKKTINNFDDFHVAVLDIFNKFNSALPGRHFDFPTPDKINACFTRWKEAKDKEEKVFTEFIAKKVKPGKLDDVTMITGIASPPAAMAAKRAGENGPQLKFIKLIPDVIFVPMITILAIVSAKLSRRMYLK, encoded by the exons ATGGGAGGTTCAATGGGCTTTCTCGGAAAAG GGGTACCGCCAACACAGATGATGAATGTGGTAATGGGCTCACTCTGCAAACAATTCACCAAGAAAACTATCAACAACTTCGACGATTTCCACGTTGCTGTTTTAGACATTTTCAA CAAATTCAACTCGGCATTACCAGGCCGACACTTTGATTTCCCGACCCCTGACAAAATAAAT GCTTGTTTCACACGGTGGAAAGAAGCAAAAGACAAAGAAGAGAAAGTGTTCACAGAGTTCATTGCAAAGAAAGTGAAGCCAGGTAAACTCGATGACGTCACTATGATCACCGGAATAGCATCACCTCCGGCGGCTATGGCGGCTAAGAGAGCAGGAGAGAATGGTCCTCAGCTAAAGTTCATCAAACTTATACCTGATGTTATATTCGTCCCTATGATCACCATTTTGGCCATTGTCTCTGCCAAACTCTCAAGAAGAATGTATTTGAAATAA
- the LOC106426787 gene encoding uncharacterized protein LOC106426787: MELKESKNDDEEVVVDILECNDEDTDDDDDVCSSSSSSSFSGTVSERDETEETACNDQEADSIMCTDPLWVRKKKLTDHWRRFIHPITWRCKWLELKVRELQNQAGKYDKELQESCQAKQIELENLRSEEVGSLLQCRTQRTRVKKRRKRKRVEEEEASDVSSYTFNHNLFSYYENRRSFGDVALSDKKNKNSKEEEAVFSEETLLLEFGEGDAFLEQMLLKIEAVKVEALNLKNRVDKVVNENPCRFSLEQQKQPLLVTKNEDDSEEKTVKSASVSEDDDETTDILLSEMMQREGKAIVPNKKLLKTEQTSVEEGPSRPVRNRKPRNLEVKEETKTKRRRVSKEKPKSNVTKRPNKKRKRGKRRSGSSGSRRRS, from the exons ATGGAGTTGAAGGAATCGAAGAATGATGATGAAGAGGTTGTTGTTGATATATTGGAATGCAATGATGAGGacactgatgatgatgatgatgtgtgctcttcttcttctagctCCTCCTTTAGTGGAACTGTTTCTGAACGTGATGAGACTGAGGAAACAGCTTGTAATGATCAAGAAGCTGACTCCATCATGTGTACTGATCCTTTGTGGGTGAG AAAGAAGAAGCTGACTGATCACTGGAGGAGGTTCATACACCCTATAACGTGGCGTTGCAAGTGGCTTGAACTCAAAGTCAGAGAGCTTCAGAACCAAGCAGGGAAGTACGACAAAGAACTCCAAGAATCTTGCCAAGCCAAGCAGATAGAGTTGGAAAATCTCAGATCAGAAGAAGTTGGATCTCTTCTTCAGTGTCGTACTCAGAGAACCAGAgtcaagaagaggagaaagagaaagcgagttgaagaagaagaagcctcaGATGTTTCTTCCTATACGTTTAACCATAACCTCTTCTCTTATTACG aaAACCGAAGATCTTTTGGCGATGTTGCTCTCAGTGATAAAAAGAATAAGAACTCTAAGGAGGAAGAGGCAGTTTTCTCTGAGGAGACATTGCTTCTTGAGTTTGGGGAAGGTGATGCGTTCTTGGAACAGATGCTTTTGAAGATTGAAGCAGTAAAGGTGGAAGCTCTTAACTTGAAGAACAGAGTAGACAAGGTGGTGAATGAGAATCCATGTAGGTTCTCTTTGGAGCAACAAAAGCAGCCCCTTTTGGTTACTAAAAACGAAGATGATTCCGAAGAAAAGACAGTTAAGTCTGCTTCAGTTTCTGAAGATGATGACGAGACAACAGATATCTTATTGTCTGAAATGATGCAAAGGGAAGGGAAAGCTATTGTTCCTAATAAGAAGCTACTGAAGACAGAACAAACTTCAGTTGAGGAAGGTCCATCAAGACCG GTAAGGAACAGGAAGCCACGCAATCTTGAGGTAAAGGAAGAGACTAAAACAAAGAGACGTAGAGTTTCAAAAGAGAAGCCAAAGTCAAATGTTACCAAGCGTCCCAACAAGAAGAGAAAGCGAGGGAAAAGAAGGTCAGGCTCTTCTGGATCAAGAAGAAGATCCTAA
- the LOC125580505 gene encoding uncharacterized protein LOC125580505, with amino-acid sequence MDSSGAVVIHFDHGGDRHISTLVIKGRYEEITYSHLVDRICKKMNIDVAATKLQLSYFPLVVDNKRPCYILDDEDVLGYLMEVDKKNRRSVLHVELSEIISENQSNEHFSMNDEIMSDARANYGMVEVEELAIVPQKQSDGYDHEKSNGEGDEMDDREELAAVTPVEEIVVIVEWDDGIDMSMDQEFATKKEVRDLVDRGVHSNCFEVDILKSNPVLYVLKCRGVGCRWYLRAAKLKNSAFFTIRKYRKMHTCFRGEGSIIKRGKRGTPSLVASVVHADYPAQFKTPDPNTIINLVKNKLGVKVSYSTALRGKHQAVSDLRGNPEESFARLPSYLYMLEKMNPDTITRLVVDETNQFKYMFFALGACIEGFKAMRKVIIMDGTHLKGVYKGVLLIATAQDPDHHHYPLAFAVVDGEKNASWEWFLTILKTLIPDDPQLVFCTDRNQSIIKKVHEVYPSAIHGYCNYHLSNNVSGACSNVNKKGVAKKFRKIVGMYTEIEFRKCYNDFRSTYPQAAAYLDDSVHETKWARCKFPGERYNIDTTNTVESINGVLKEPRKYALLPMIDVVVGKIVEWFNKY; translated from the coding sequence ATGGATAGTAGTGGAGCTGTGGTGATACATTTTGATCATGGTGGAGACCGGCATATTTCTACATTAGTGATAAAAGGAAGATATGAGGAGATTACTTATTCTCACTTGGTTGATAGAATAtgtaagaaaatgaatatcgATGTAGCTGCGACAAAGCTTCAACTGAGTTACTTTCCTCTGGTCGTGGATAATAAGAGGCCTTGTtatattttggatgatgaagatgttttaGGATATTTAATGGAGGTAGACAAGAAAAACCGGCGTAGTGTCTTGCATGTGGAGCTTTCCGAAATCATCTCAGAAAATCAGAGTAACGAGCATTTTTCTATGAATGATGAAATTATGAGTGATGCCAGAGCTAATTATGGTATGGTTGAAGTTGAGGAGTTGGCAATTGTTCCTCAAAAACAATCAGATGGGTACGACCATGAGAAAAGCAATGGAGAGGGTGATGAAATGGATGATAGGGAGGAGTTGGCAGCTGTTACACCAGTTGAAGAAATAGTTGTCATTGTTGAGTGGGATGATGGTATTGATATGAGTATGGATCAAGAATTTGCAACTAAGAAGGAAGTGAGGGATTTAGTGGACAGAGGAGTGCATTCGAATTGTTTTGAGGTCGATATATTGAAGTCGAATCCTGTTCTTTACGTATTGAAATGTCGTGGGGTTGGATGCAGATGGTATTTACGAGCTGCAAAGCTGAAAAACTCGGCATTTTTCACTATCAGAAAGTATAGAAAGATGCATACGTGTTTTCGGGGAGAGGGAAGTATAATCAAAAGGGGGAAAAGAGGTACACCAAGCTTGGTCGCATCAGTGGTGCACGCTGATTATCCAGCCCAATTCAAGACTCCAGATCCAAATACTATCATAAATTTGGTGAAGAACAAACTAGGAGTCAAGGTTTCATATTCTACGGCTTTGAGAGGGAAACACCAAGCTGTCAGTGATCTGCGTGGTAACCCTGAGGAGAGTTTTGCTAGACTGCCATCTTACTTGTACATGTTAGAAAAGATGAATCCTGATACCATTACACGATTAGTAGTGGATGAGACTAATCAGTTTAAGTATATGTTCTTTGCGCTCGGAGCTTGCATCGAAGGGTTTAAGGCGATGAGGAAAGTGATAATaatggatggaactcacctaaagGGTGTGTACAAAGGAGTGCTTCTCATTGCCACTGCTCAGGATCCAGACCATCATCATTATCCCCTCGCTTTTGCGGTAGTAGATGGTGAGAAAAATGCGAGCTGGGAGTGGTTTTTGACTATATTAAAAACTTTGATACCAGATGATCCCCAGCTTGTATTTTGTACTGATAGAAACCAAAGCATCATCAAGAAAGTACACGAGGTGTACCCATCGGCAATTCATGGATATTGCAATTATCACTTGTCTAATAATGTCAGCGGAGCATGCAGCAATGTTAACAAGAAAGGGGTTGCCAAAAAGTTCAGAAAAATTGTTGGTATGTACACAGAGATAGAGTTCAGAAAGTGCTACAATGATTTCAGGAGCACGTATCCTCAGGCCGCCGCTTATCTAGATGACAGTGTTCATGAGACCAAATGGGCAAGATGTAAATTTCCGGGAGAAAGGTACAACATAGATACAACCAACACTGTTGAATCTATCAATGGTGTTTTAAAAGAACCAAGGAAATATGCGTTGTTGCCAATGATTGATGTGGTGGTGGGGAAGATTGTAGAATGGTTTAACAAATATTGA
- the LOC125580847 gene encoding uncharacterized protein At3g43530-like, which translates to MCKSRFVANESSGYALEEIYEKLDETKEISNILEPKGNEADLLVEIFDDGLWDDFELGDDGDKSDPIVDGWNKIVIEDRVKILWDDLYKMDIKTRKKEHEPARICEEPESPRVCKETEGPRVCEETEEGYESLETRLTKLMKEELKVRDDKIAQLEARIKSMEDDRNPRDGFGNMDDFFAHDRFDPVGAKENDGEKEPGKEGEKELEKEGEKEAAEKNDENEPEHMAEIDADKKATKEGDNELELMAADAEKLEKEAAEKEAAEKAAEKVNEDAEDHSPEDGEPLTRPKRLAKPSRAHQSPYVPK; encoded by the exons ATGTGCAAGTCGAGGTTTGTAGCGAATGAGTCGTCAGGATATGCATTGGAAGAGATATATGAGAAGCTTGACGAGACAAAG GAAATATCTAATATTTTGGAACCAAAAGGAAACGAGGCAGATCTATTGGTTGAGATCTTTGATGATGGGTTATGGGATGACTTTGAGCTTGGAGATGATGGGGATAAGTCTGACCCAATTGTCGATGGTTGGAACAAGATTGTTATCGAGGACAGAGTTAAGATTCTTTGGGACGATCTGTACAAGATGGATATCAAAACCCGAAAGAAAGAACACGAGCCTGCGAGGATTTGTGAAGAACCTGAGAGTCCGAGGGTGTGCAAAGAAACTGAGGGTCCGAGGGTGTGCGAGGAAACAGAGGAAGGATATGAGAGTTTGGAAACAAGGCTGACCAAGCTAATGAAAGAAGAGCTTAAGGTGAGGGATGACAAAATTGCCCAATTGGAAGCAAGAATTAAGAGTATGGAAGACGACCGCAATCCAAGGGACGGATTTGGGAACATGGATGACTTTTTTGCTCATGATCGTTTTGACCCCGTTGGAGCCAAAGAAAATG ATGGCGAGAAAGAGCCTGGGAAAGAAGGCGAgaaagagctcgagaaggaagGCGAGAAGGAAGCTGCGGAGAAGAATGACGAGAATGAGCCTGAGCACATGGCAGAGATTGACGCGGATAAGAAGGCTACTAAGGAGGGTGATAATGAGCTTGAACTGATGGCAGCAGATGCCGAGAAGCTTGAGAAGGAAGCTGCGGAGAAGGAAGCTGCAGAAAAAGCTGCGGAGAAAGTGAATGAAGATGCTGAAGATCATTCACCCGAGGATGGAGAGCCCTTGACGAGGCCGAAGAGGTTGGCAAAGCCTTCTCGTGCACATCAGTCTCCATATGTCCCAAAATAA
- the LOC125580848 gene encoding uncharacterized protein At3g43530-like: MAGGAIKPHRFYFQPAEYGKPCKLSSRCHQHRFIKLIKHFDASEKKWFHGHPQFKHLFHMDCSPTKKVMGLWMLLLRTIKVDKKRQAWFGVNGVPIRYSIREHGLLSGLYCHTYPENYESIGSLRFAKKYFQKKPKNKGEDPPELRVTPADVLNKLKKMTYDGSHDRLKKAVLYFLATVIRGRSRHGTPIEPFLLQMVNDLRVCHTFPWGRFTFDDSIKEIMHMVKHFRGKIPSKAAWTFPGFINPLEILAFESIQVLKENFRENVEEFDDSCP, encoded by the coding sequence ATGGCTGGAGGAGCAATCAAACCACACAGGTTTTACTTCCAACCAGCCGAGTATGGGAAGCCATGTAAGCTCTCCTCAAGGTGTCATCAACATCGTTTCATCAAGTTGATTAAACATTTTGATGCATCTGAGAAGAAGTGGTTTCACGGGCACCCACAGTTCAAGCATCTTTTCCATATGGATTGCTCCCCAACAAAAAAGGTCATGGGATTATGGATGTTGTTGCTTCGCACCATAAAAGTCGACAAGAAGAGACAGGCTTGGTTTGGGGTAAACGGGGTTCCCATTCGTTACTCCATCAGAGAACATGGCCTCCTATCAGGACTATACTGCCACACATATCCAGAGAACTATGAGAGCATTGGGAGTCTGAGGTTTGCAAAGAAGTACTTTCAGAAAAAACCAAAGAATAAGGGTGAGGATCCTCCTGAACTAAGAGTGACACCGGCTGATGTCCTAAATAAGCTAAAGAAGATGACATATGATGGTAGTCATGATCGGTTGAAGAAGGCAGTACTTTACTTCTTGGCCACAGTCATTAGAGGAAGATCAAGACATGGAACCCCTATAGAGCCttttcttctccaaatggttaaTGATCTTCGTGTGTGCCACACGTTTCCTTGGGGCCGTTTCACCTTCGACGACTCCATAAAGGAGATAATGCATATGGTGAAGCATTTTCGAGGAAAGATCCCATCAAAAGCTGCTTGGACATTTCCTGGGTTTATCAACCCACTAGAGATATTGGCGTTTGAAAGTATACAAGTGTTGAAGgaaaattttagagaaaatgttGAAGAATTTGATGATAGCTGTCCATGA